Proteins from one Hoplias malabaricus isolate fHopMal1 chromosome 2, fHopMal1.hap1, whole genome shotgun sequence genomic window:
- the nccrp1 gene encoding F-box only protein 50, producing MAEEWKKKCDQLWQLEAKGVSLPNNVDWKSVYEKKPLERNLLKNPSPHGVSHSTPPPEREVTGIPPSPDEPPQFEPRGDFSGWNTSTEVLPYDTSGIPPGAVVCYMPQFRWFSMEQRVDLKAEGLWDEFLDQFQPDIAIEDWYEESQLNSSIYELHVKLLAADGQTVIKEHTYTPIENLENYSHTWKKVSHVFSGYGPGVRYISFLHKLKNKFMVEYFGTLVTDSSVVVKATRSSP from the exons ATGGCGGAGGAGTGGAAGAAGAAGTGTGATCAGCTCTGGCAGCTGGAGGCAAAAGGTGTCTCCCTGCCAAACAATGTGGACTGGAAATCAGTTTATGAGAAGAAACCTTTAGAGAGGAATTTACTGAAGAACCCCTCTCCTCACG GTGTGAGTCACAGCACTCCTCCGCCAGAGCGAGAAGTTACAGGAATTCCTCCGAGCCCTGACGAGCCACCCCAGTTTGAACCCAGAG gagATTTCTCAGGCTGGAACACAAGTACCGAGGTTTTGCCATATGACACCAGTGGTATTCCTCCAGGTGCGGTGGTCTGCTATATGCCACAGTTCAG GTGGTTTTCTATGGAGCAGCGTGTTGACCTTAAGGCTGAGGGACTGTGGGATGAGTTTCTGGACCAGTTCCAGCCTGACATAGCCATAGAGGACTG gtaTGAAGAGAGTCAACTTAATTCCTCCATCTATGAGCTTCACGTAAAGCTGCTGGCTGCTGACGGACAGACAGTCATTaaagaacacacatacacacccataGAGAACCTGGAGAACTACTCACACACCTGGAAAAAG GTTTCCCATGTGTTCTCCGGCTATGGTCCTGGCGTGAGGTACATTTCCTTCCTTCACAAACTGAAGAACAAGTTCATGGTGGAGTACTTTGGCACCTTGGTTACCGACAGCTCTGTTGTTGTCAAGGCAACAAGATCTAGCCCATAA